Proteins encoded together in one Ogataea parapolymorpha DL-1 chromosome III, whole genome shotgun sequence window:
- a CDS encoding Subunit of heterotrimeric Replication Protein A (RPA) codes for MLKPGIILSICRDGVMPDAIYLQAHQAKSIPESTGERLRLMLNDGQYAINGVFKPSEAQNAIENFKRYCILKITQYEITPTNNGKIFLVVDRAEVVEQGEKSEIKFESLDDYLKEHPEDNNLLKGQLPPRDSTMTPSPAATMPKKTVSKPPPKYQNLYSIDQLSPYQNSWTIKARVSFKSDMKHWSNQRGDGKLFNVNLLDETGEIRATAFNQVAEKFWDLLEENKVFYISKASMQMAKPQFSNLKHQYELQFDKDTIIEPCDDDSDVPKLHFDFVPLDQVQNLENGAVIDVIGILKEVKDKQEIVAKSTGKPFDRRDIVLVDKSQFAVNIGLWNKHAREFDVPVGSVVAFKGCRVQDFGGKSLSLIPAATIVVNPDIEEAYKIKGWYDAQGSHQSFKSIALESGSSGATSLTSKQSILERKTIKQVQDEKLGLKDKPDYFSLKATISFIKTDNFCYPACRSEGCNKKLLEQDNGTWRCEKCNINHPEPNYRYILTVSVVDETGQMWLTLFDEQAAQLLGLSAAELLKLKNDAEDPSIESVGENALKNFINENISFKEVLLRVRGKVDSYQGQDRARFTVASLAKVDYLAECEALVEILSSYSV; via the coding sequence ATGCTGAAGCCCGGTATTATTTTGAGTATTTGCAGGGATGGCGTCATGCCAGATGCGATTTACTTGCAAGCCCATCAGGCTAAGTCGATCCCCGAGTCTACCGGAGAAAGATTGAGACTTATGTTGAACGATGGCCAATATGCTATCAATGGTGTGTTCAAGCCTAGCGAGGCCCAAAATGCCATTGAGAACTTTAAAAGATACTGCATTTTGAAGATCACGCAATATGAGATCACGCCAACCAATAATGGTAAGATTTTCCTGGTTGTGGATCGTGCGGAGGTGGTTGAACAAGGAGAAAAGAGCGAGATCAAGTTCGAGAGCCTCGATGACTACCTGAAGGAACATCCAGAGGACAACAATTTGCTCAAGGGACAGCTTCCTCCGCGGGATTCTACGATGACACCGTCTCCTGCAGCAACGATGCCTAAGAAGACCGTTTCCAAACCGCCGCCAAAGTACCAAAACCTGTACTCAATTGATCAACTGTCTCCATATCAAAACTCGTGGACCATCAAGGCCAGAGTCTCATTCAAGAGCGATATGAAACATTGGTCCAACCAAAGAGGCGATGGCAAGTTATTTAATGTCAATTTGTTGGATGAGACTGGAGAGATCAGAGCCACTGCCTTTAACCAAGTAGCTGAAAAGTTCTGGGatttgctggaagagaaCAAGGTGTTCTATATCAGCAAAGCTTCCATGCAGATGGCCAAACCACAGTTTTCCAACTTGAAGCACCAGTATGAATTACAGTTTGACAAGGACACCATCATTGAGCCATGCGACGATGACTCCGACGTTCCAAAACTCcattttgattttgttccGCTCGATCAGGTTCAGAACCTTGAGAATGGTGCCGTCATCGATGTCATCGGTATCCTAAAAGAAGTCAAGGATAAGCAGGAGATCGTTGCCAAATCCACTGGAAAGCCTTTCGACAGAAGAGATATCGTTTTAGTCGATAAATCGCAATTCGCAGTCAATATCGGCTTGTGGAACAAGCACGCTCGGGAGTTCGATGTTCCAGTTGGGTCAGTGGTTGCATTCAAAGGTTGCAGAGTGCAAGactttggaggaaaaagtCTTTCTTTGATTCCTGCTGCTACAATTGTTGTAAACCCCGACATCGAGGAAGCTTATAAGATCAAAGGATGGTATGATGCCCAAGGATCACACCAAAGCTTCAAAAGCATTGCCCTTGAATCTGGCTCTTCTGGTGCCACGAGTTTGACGTCCAAACAATCAATCCTGGAACGCAAGACTATTAAACAGGTTCAGGATGAGAAATTGGGATTAAAAGATAAGCCTGATTATTTCAGCTTGAAAGCCACCATTTCTTTTATTAAGACGGACAACTTCTGCTATCCAGCATGCAGAAGCGAAGGTTGTAACAAAAAGTTGCTCGAACAGGATAATGGCACCTGGAGATGCGAAAAGTGCAACATCAACCATCCTGAGCCTAATTACAGATACATCTTGACTGTGTCAGTTGTGGATGAGACCGGCCAAATGTGGCTCACGTTGTTCGATGAGCAGGCTGCCCAGCTTTTGGGATTGAGTGCCGCAGAGCTCttgaagctcaagaacGACGCCGAGGACCCAAGCATCGAGAGTGTAGGAGAAAACGCTCTTAAAAATTTCATCAATGAGAACATTTCTTTTAAAGAGGTCTTGCTCAGGGTTCGTGGTAAAGTCGACAGCTACCAGGGTCAAGACAGAGCCAGATTCACCGTTGCCAGTCTCGCTAAGGTCGATTATCTTGCCGAGTGCGAAGCTCTTGTCGAAATTCTCAGCAGCTACTCCGTGTGA